A region from the Toxotes jaculatrix isolate fToxJac2 chromosome 2, fToxJac2.pri, whole genome shotgun sequence genome encodes:
- the LOC121195356 gene encoding pyridoxal phosphate homeostasis protein isoform X2, with protein sequence MVVEAYRQGQRNFGENYVNELVDKASDPLILESCPEIKWHFIGHLQKNNVNKLLGVPNLFLVETVDSAKLADRVNSSWQRIRGASTQRLKVMVQINTSGEQSKHGLPPEETVDTVKHIVSQCSALHFSGLMTIGRYGYNLTLGPNPDFQMLLSRRQEVCDSLKLPLEEVELSMGMSTDFEHAIEVGSTNVRVGSIIFGNREYPNSAANTPNPSPFPSPAPSPEKTSKTVSEEAAKKMQHLTVSEH encoded by the exons ATGGTTGTGGAGGCCTACAGACAAGGGCAGCGTAACTTTGGAGAAAATTAC GTTAATGAACTTGTGGACAAAGCTTCAGATCCTCTG ATTTTAGAATCGTGTCCAGAGATCAAGTGGCACTTCATCGGCCACCTACAGAAGAATAATGTCAACAAACTTTTGG GCGTGCCAAACCTGTTCCTGGTGGAGACCGTTGACTCGGCGAAACTGGCTGACAGGGTCAACAGCTCATGGCAGCGGATCAGGGGAGCCAGCACGCAGAGGTTAAAGGTCATGGTGCAGATCAACACCAGTGGAGAACAGA GTAAACATGGCCTGCCACCAGAGGAGACGGTGGACACGGTGAAACACATTGTGTCCCAGTGCTCCGCCCTGCACTTCTCAGGACTCATGACCATCGGGCGCTATGGCTACAACCTTACCCTGGGTCCCAACCCGGACTTTCAA ATGCTGCTGAGTCGGAGGCAGGAGGTGTGTGACAGTCTGAAGCTGCctctggaggaggtggagctcaGCATGGGAATGTCCACTGATTTTGAACACGCG ATCGAGGTGGGCTCCACCAACGTGCGAGTGGGTAGCATCATATTCGGCAACAGGGAGTATCCCAACAGTGCGGCAAACACTCCAAATCCCAGCCCATTTCCCAGTCCAGCTCCCAGCCCGGAGAAAACATCCAAGACGGTGTCTGAAGAGGCCGCCAAGAAGATGCAGCACCTCACCGTGTCCGAACACTGA
- the LOC121195356 gene encoding pyridoxal phosphate homeostasis protein isoform X1 yields MWKVAMSEEVGKALQSVVERVNQATARRPKTLPAVPPRLVAVSKTKPPEMVVEAYRQGQRNFGENYVNELVDKASDPLILESCPEIKWHFIGHLQKNNVNKLLGVPNLFLVETVDSAKLADRVNSSWQRIRGASTQRLKVMVQINTSGEQSKHGLPPEETVDTVKHIVSQCSALHFSGLMTIGRYGYNLTLGPNPDFQMLLSRRQEVCDSLKLPLEEVELSMGMSTDFEHAIEVGSTNVRVGSIIFGNREYPNSAANTPNPSPFPSPAPSPEKTSKTVSEEAAKKMQHLTVSEH; encoded by the exons ATGTGGAAAGTAGCAATGTCGGAGGAGGTTGGGAAGGCGCTACAGTCGGTAGTGGAGCGGGTGAACCAGGCGACGGCCCGGCGGCCCAAG ACGCTACCAGCTGTGCCGCCCCGCCTCGTAGCTGTCAGCAAGACGAAACCCCCAGAGATGGTTGTGGAGGCCTACAGACAAGGGCAGCGTAACTTTGGAGAAAATTAC GTTAATGAACTTGTGGACAAAGCTTCAGATCCTCTG ATTTTAGAATCGTGTCCAGAGATCAAGTGGCACTTCATCGGCCACCTACAGAAGAATAATGTCAACAAACTTTTGG GCGTGCCAAACCTGTTCCTGGTGGAGACCGTTGACTCGGCGAAACTGGCTGACAGGGTCAACAGCTCATGGCAGCGGATCAGGGGAGCCAGCACGCAGAGGTTAAAGGTCATGGTGCAGATCAACACCAGTGGAGAACAGA GTAAACATGGCCTGCCACCAGAGGAGACGGTGGACACGGTGAAACACATTGTGTCCCAGTGCTCCGCCCTGCACTTCTCAGGACTCATGACCATCGGGCGCTATGGCTACAACCTTACCCTGGGTCCCAACCCGGACTTTCAA ATGCTGCTGAGTCGGAGGCAGGAGGTGTGTGACAGTCTGAAGCTGCctctggaggaggtggagctcaGCATGGGAATGTCCACTGATTTTGAACACGCG ATCGAGGTGGGCTCCACCAACGTGCGAGTGGGTAGCATCATATTCGGCAACAGGGAGTATCCCAACAGTGCGGCAAACACTCCAAATCCCAGCCCATTTCCCAGTCCAGCTCCCAGCCCGGAGAAAACATCCAAGACGGTGTCTGAAGAGGCCGCCAAGAAGATGCAGCACCTCACCGTGTCCGAACACTGA
- the snrpg gene encoding small nuclear ribonucleoprotein G yields MSKAHPPELKKFMDKKLSLKLNGGRHVQGILRGFDPFMNLVVDDCLEMGPGGQQNSIGMVVIRGNSIIMLEALERV; encoded by the exons atgaGCAAAGCACATCCGCCCGAGCTGAAGAA gttcATGGACAAGAAGCTTTCAT TGAAGTTAAATGGAGGCAGACACGTGCAGGGCATCCTGCGAGGGTTCGACCCGTTTATGAACCTGGTGGTGGATGACTGTCTGGAGATGGGCCCAGGAGGACAACAGAACAGCATCGGCATGGTG GTCATCAGGGGAAACAGCATCATCATGTTGGAGGCCTTGGAGAGAGtatga
- the si:ch211-148l7.4 gene encoding zinc finger protein 133 — MDGVSWSTRAPESFSRSRTAADTLSRLATFIAHAETKQHTRNQRQRPSHLLTNVCPECGKGFMYATDLLHHQELKHTLPKPHRCSSCGQEFSLRSSLQLHKCDRDSSPCELCHGESQLGSPCPACTTRTSDPSRPQEKSLHRQPHLLDSSPYACAPCGRGFSQKQALLHHQQAGCSEPPSPSDIIDAKSLPDDSPPVSEGDSTRSDSSDTPGPSSRAVSVCQYCSRTFRTEAGLQRHKQTNHAKERLMAPQGQKTKGECTGGETRKGVNTNVNGDPNVRPKSKKKLLNCRSCDMVFRSTSKLYVHRKEKHSREKNIRREPRPVISKRKSGDTFPCQVCGKVFFHHLSLRAHYRRHTASSFNTVRNKSQSVGCTTKDSKLSENRPNKTKTSVADNKTIRAGPGRPRKVARLETKVSDLRSKEVPKVEEEGVEEEEEEREFPCPSCPEVFSVQSQLREHVELHQSSMKRRQCSVCTNEMDTCKWPGSKRQRLYHCVPCQQGFSALDSFLEHCQEHLRVRVEEDSITESYTQQASKA; from the coding sequence atggatggagtCAGCTGGAGCACAAGGGCCCCGGAGTCGTTCAGCCGGTCCAGGACGGCAGCAGACACCCTGTCCAGGCTCGCCACCTTCATAGCACACGCTGAGACCAAACAGCACACACGAAACCAGAGACAGCGGCCTTCCCACCTGCTCACAAACGTTTGTCCAGAGTGTGGAAAGGGCTTCATGTATGCAACAGATCTGTTGCACCACCAGGAGTTAAAACACACGTTACCCAAACCTCACCGGTGTTCTTCCTGTGGGCAGGAGTTCTCCCTGAGGTCGTCCTTACAGCTACACAAGTGCGATCGTGATTCCTCCCCGTGTGAACTTTGCCATGGAGAGTCACAGCTTGGCTCTCCGTGCCCTGCATGTACGACTCGGACCTCCGATCCCAGCAGGCCACAGGAGAAATCACTTCACCGTCAGCCGCACCTCCTGGACAGTAGCCCTTACGCTTGTGCCCCGTGTGGCAGAGGTTTCAGCCAGAAGCAGGCTCTGCTGCACCATCAGCAGGCCGGTTGTAGTGAACCACCATCCCCGTCAGATATAATCGATGCCAAGAGCCTTCCAGATGACTCTCCTCCAGTTTCTGAGGGAGACTCAACCCGCTCTGATTCTTCAGACACCCCGGGtcccagcagcagagctgtcagtgtgtgccaGTATTGTTCGAGAACCTTCCGCACAGAGGCTGGACTGCAACGCCATAAACAGACCAACCATGCTAAGGAGCGGCTAATGGCTCCACAGGGACAAAAGACCAAAGGAGAATGTACTGGTGGAGAAACAAGGAAAGGAGTGAATACCAATGTGAATGGAGATCCAAATGTAAGGCCTAAATCCAAAAAGAAGCTTCTGAACTGTCGATCTTGTGACATGGTTTTCAGAAGCACCTCTAAGCTCTATGTGCACAGaaaagagaagcacagcagagagaaaaatattagGAGAGAACCAAGGCCAGTCATCAGCAAGCGCAAGAGTGGAGACACGTTTCCATGTCAGGTCTGTGGCAAAGTTTTCTTCCATCACCTCTCACTTAGGGCACATTACAGACGGCACACGGCCTCAAGCTTCAACACAGTCAGAAACAAGAGCCAGTCTGTAGGATGCACCACCAAAGACTCCAAGTTATCAGAAAATAgaccaaataaaacaaaaaccagcGTAGCAGATAACAAGACTATTAGGGCTGGTCCAGGGAGGCCCAGGAAAGTGGCCAGATTAGAGACCAAGGTGAGCGATCTCAGAAGCAAGGAAGTGCCtaaagtggaggaggaaggggtggaggaggaggaggaggagagagagttcCCCTGCCCCTCCTGTCCAGAGGTTTTCTCTGTGCAGTCACAGCTGAGGGAGCATGTGGAGCTCCACCAGTCCTCCATGAAGAGgagacagtgcagtgtgtgcacCAATGAGATGGACACGTGTAAATGGCCTGGCTCAAAGAGGCAGAGGCTGTACCACTGTGTGCCCTGTCAGCAGGGCTTCTCAGCACTGGACTCTTTCCTGGAACACTGTCAGGAGCACCTGCGAGTcagggtggaggaggacagcatCACAGAGAGCTACACACAGCAGGCCAGCAAAGCCTGA
- the tbc1d22b gene encoding TBC1 domain family member 22B isoform X2, with the protein MATENRINFWRRNAKVPGRYPKDTKPKFNNLKSKKASSFHEFARSTNDAWDIDDEEDEDFLGTPAPASSLQTGLHSTSTQNQQQNQAGETESRVSHRLACPSSEDQNFQDVQEEDTDCEHVNGKVVKSNSEAHLNSSSVRSTLQKQQSLPVRPIIPLVARISDQNASGAPPMTVREKSRLDKFRQLLASPNTDLEELRKHSWSGIPREVRPITWRLLSGYLPANKERRELVLKRKREEYFGFIEQYYHSRTDEHYKDTYRQIHIDIPRTNPLIPLFQQPVVQEVFERILFIWAIRHPASGYVQGINDLVTPFFVVFLFEFVTEDVENFDVAALPLDTQRNIEADSFWCMSKLLDGIQDNYTFAQPGIQNKVKALEELVSRIDEDIHNHFKKYEVEYLQFAFRWMNNLLMRELPLRCTIRLWDTYQAEAEGFSHFHLYVCAAFLIEWRKEILSMVDFQGLLMLLQNVPTIHWGNEEVGLLLAEAYRLKYMFADAPSHYKR; encoded by the exons GTATCCCAAAGACACAAAGCCTAAGTTCAACAATCTCAAGTCCAAAAAGGCCTCCAGCTTCCATGAGTTTGCCCGCAGCACCAATGATGCCTGGGACATCGAcgatgaggaagatgaggattTCCTCGGGACTCCTGCCCCAGCTTCATCCCTGCAGACAGGCCTGCACTCCACGTCCACACAGAATCAG CAGCAGAACCAggcaggtgagacagagagcagggtGTCACACAGGCTGGCATGTCCTAGCTCGGAAGATCAAAACTTCCAGGATGTTCAGGAGGAAGACACAGACTGCGAGCATGTCAACGGCAAGGTTGTCAAGTCTAATAGTGAGGCCCACCTCAACTCATCGTCAG TCCGCTCCACACTGCAGAAGCAGCAGTCTCTCCCAGTCCGTCCCATCATCCCACTGGTGGCTCGCATCTCAGACCAGAACGCATCAGGGGCACCACCCATGACGGTGCGGGAGAAGAGCCGGCTGGACAAATTCAGGCAGCTACTTGCGAGTCCCAACACTGATCTAG AGGAACTCCGGAAGCACAGCTGGTCTGGCATACCGAGAGAAGTCCGGCCAATCACATGGAGACTGCTCTCT GGCTACCTGCCAGCCAACAAGGAGCGCAGAGAACTGGTGCTAAAAAGGAAGCGAGAAGAATACTTTGGTTTCATCGAGCAGTATTACCACTCCAGAACAGATGAGCACTATAAAGACACGTACAGACAG ATCCACATTGACATCCCAAGAACCAACCCTCTGATTCCCTTGTTCCAGCAGCCTGTTGTGCAAGAG GTGTTTGAGCGTATCCTCTTTATCTGGGCCATCCGTCACCCAGCCAGTGGTTACGTCCAGGGAATCAATGATCTGGTGACACCCTTCTTTGTCGTCTTCCTGTTTGAGTTTGTCA CGGAGGATGTGGAGAACTTTGACGTGGCGGCGCTGCCTCTGGACACCCAGAGAAACATCGAAGCTGACAGCTTCTGGTGCATGAGCAAGCTGCTGGATGGAATACAg GACAACTACACCTTCGCTCAGCCTGGAATCCAGAACAAAGTGAAAGCTTTGGAGGAGCTGGTCAGCAGGATAGATG AGGACattcacaatcatttcaagaAGTATGAAGTAGAGTACCTGCAGTTCGCTTTCCGGTGGATGAACAATCTGCTGATGAGGGAGCTGCCACTTCGTTGCACTATCCGTCTGTGGGACACCTACCAG GCTGAAGCAGAGGGTTTCTCCCACTTCCATCTGTACGTCTgtgctgctttcctcattgagtGGCGCAAAGAAATTCTCTCCATGGTTGACTTTCAG GGCCTGCTCATGCTACTGCAGAACGTTCCCACAATCCACTGGGGGAACGAGGAAGTGGGTCTCCTCCTGGCTGAAGCTTATAGACTAAAGTACATGTTTGCAGATGCACCCAGCCACTACAAGAGATAA
- the tbc1d22b gene encoding TBC1 domain family member 22B isoform X1, translating into MATENRINFWRRNAKVPGRYPKDTKPKFNNLKSKKASSFHEFARSTNDAWDIDDEEDEDFLGTPAPASSLQTGLHSTSTQNQQQQNQAGETESRVSHRLACPSSEDQNFQDVQEEDTDCEHVNGKVVKSNSEAHLNSSSVRSTLQKQQSLPVRPIIPLVARISDQNASGAPPMTVREKSRLDKFRQLLASPNTDLEELRKHSWSGIPREVRPITWRLLSGYLPANKERRELVLKRKREEYFGFIEQYYHSRTDEHYKDTYRQIHIDIPRTNPLIPLFQQPVVQEVFERILFIWAIRHPASGYVQGINDLVTPFFVVFLFEFVTEDVENFDVAALPLDTQRNIEADSFWCMSKLLDGIQDNYTFAQPGIQNKVKALEELVSRIDEDIHNHFKKYEVEYLQFAFRWMNNLLMRELPLRCTIRLWDTYQAEAEGFSHFHLYVCAAFLIEWRKEILSMVDFQGLLMLLQNVPTIHWGNEEVGLLLAEAYRLKYMFADAPSHYKR; encoded by the exons GTATCCCAAAGACACAAAGCCTAAGTTCAACAATCTCAAGTCCAAAAAGGCCTCCAGCTTCCATGAGTTTGCCCGCAGCACCAATGATGCCTGGGACATCGAcgatgaggaagatgaggattTCCTCGGGACTCCTGCCCCAGCTTCATCCCTGCAGACAGGCCTGCACTCCACGTCCACACAGAATCAG CAGCAGCAGAACCAggcaggtgagacagagagcagggtGTCACACAGGCTGGCATGTCCTAGCTCGGAAGATCAAAACTTCCAGGATGTTCAGGAGGAAGACACAGACTGCGAGCATGTCAACGGCAAGGTTGTCAAGTCTAATAGTGAGGCCCACCTCAACTCATCGTCAG TCCGCTCCACACTGCAGAAGCAGCAGTCTCTCCCAGTCCGTCCCATCATCCCACTGGTGGCTCGCATCTCAGACCAGAACGCATCAGGGGCACCACCCATGACGGTGCGGGAGAAGAGCCGGCTGGACAAATTCAGGCAGCTACTTGCGAGTCCCAACACTGATCTAG AGGAACTCCGGAAGCACAGCTGGTCTGGCATACCGAGAGAAGTCCGGCCAATCACATGGAGACTGCTCTCT GGCTACCTGCCAGCCAACAAGGAGCGCAGAGAACTGGTGCTAAAAAGGAAGCGAGAAGAATACTTTGGTTTCATCGAGCAGTATTACCACTCCAGAACAGATGAGCACTATAAAGACACGTACAGACAG ATCCACATTGACATCCCAAGAACCAACCCTCTGATTCCCTTGTTCCAGCAGCCTGTTGTGCAAGAG GTGTTTGAGCGTATCCTCTTTATCTGGGCCATCCGTCACCCAGCCAGTGGTTACGTCCAGGGAATCAATGATCTGGTGACACCCTTCTTTGTCGTCTTCCTGTTTGAGTTTGTCA CGGAGGATGTGGAGAACTTTGACGTGGCGGCGCTGCCTCTGGACACCCAGAGAAACATCGAAGCTGACAGCTTCTGGTGCATGAGCAAGCTGCTGGATGGAATACAg GACAACTACACCTTCGCTCAGCCTGGAATCCAGAACAAAGTGAAAGCTTTGGAGGAGCTGGTCAGCAGGATAGATG AGGACattcacaatcatttcaagaAGTATGAAGTAGAGTACCTGCAGTTCGCTTTCCGGTGGATGAACAATCTGCTGATGAGGGAGCTGCCACTTCGTTGCACTATCCGTCTGTGGGACACCTACCAG GCTGAAGCAGAGGGTTTCTCCCACTTCCATCTGTACGTCTgtgctgctttcctcattgagtGGCGCAAAGAAATTCTCTCCATGGTTGACTTTCAG GGCCTGCTCATGCTACTGCAGAACGTTCCCACAATCCACTGGGGGAACGAGGAAGTGGGTCTCCTCCTGGCTGAAGCTTATAGACTAAAGTACATGTTTGCAGATGCACCCAGCCACTACAAGAGATAA
- the tbc1d22b gene encoding TBC1 domain family member 22B isoform X3: MATENRINFWRRNAKVPGRYPKDTKPKFNNLKSKKASSFHEFARSTNDAWDIDDEEDEDFLGTPAPASSLQTGLHSTSTQNQQNQAGETESRVSHRLACPSSEDQNFQDVQEEDTDCEHVNGKVVKSNSEAHLNSSSVRSTLQKQQSLPVRPIIPLVARISDQNASGAPPMTVREKSRLDKFRQLLASPNTDLEELRKHSWSGIPREVRPITWRLLSGYLPANKERRELVLKRKREEYFGFIEQYYHSRTDEHYKDTYRQIHIDIPRTNPLIPLFQQPVVQEVFERILFIWAIRHPASGYVQGINDLVTPFFVVFLFEFVTEDVENFDVAALPLDTQRNIEADSFWCMSKLLDGIQDNYTFAQPGIQNKVKALEELVSRIDEDIHNHFKKYEVEYLQFAFRWMNNLLMRELPLRCTIRLWDTYQAEAEGFSHFHLYVCAAFLIEWRKEILSMVDFQGLLMLLQNVPTIHWGNEEVGLLLAEAYRLKYMFADAPSHYKR, from the exons GTATCCCAAAGACACAAAGCCTAAGTTCAACAATCTCAAGTCCAAAAAGGCCTCCAGCTTCCATGAGTTTGCCCGCAGCACCAATGATGCCTGGGACATCGAcgatgaggaagatgaggattTCCTCGGGACTCCTGCCCCAGCTTCATCCCTGCAGACAGGCCTGCACTCCACGTCCACACAGAATCAG CAGAACCAggcaggtgagacagagagcagggtGTCACACAGGCTGGCATGTCCTAGCTCGGAAGATCAAAACTTCCAGGATGTTCAGGAGGAAGACACAGACTGCGAGCATGTCAACGGCAAGGTTGTCAAGTCTAATAGTGAGGCCCACCTCAACTCATCGTCAG TCCGCTCCACACTGCAGAAGCAGCAGTCTCTCCCAGTCCGTCCCATCATCCCACTGGTGGCTCGCATCTCAGACCAGAACGCATCAGGGGCACCACCCATGACGGTGCGGGAGAAGAGCCGGCTGGACAAATTCAGGCAGCTACTTGCGAGTCCCAACACTGATCTAG AGGAACTCCGGAAGCACAGCTGGTCTGGCATACCGAGAGAAGTCCGGCCAATCACATGGAGACTGCTCTCT GGCTACCTGCCAGCCAACAAGGAGCGCAGAGAACTGGTGCTAAAAAGGAAGCGAGAAGAATACTTTGGTTTCATCGAGCAGTATTACCACTCCAGAACAGATGAGCACTATAAAGACACGTACAGACAG ATCCACATTGACATCCCAAGAACCAACCCTCTGATTCCCTTGTTCCAGCAGCCTGTTGTGCAAGAG GTGTTTGAGCGTATCCTCTTTATCTGGGCCATCCGTCACCCAGCCAGTGGTTACGTCCAGGGAATCAATGATCTGGTGACACCCTTCTTTGTCGTCTTCCTGTTTGAGTTTGTCA CGGAGGATGTGGAGAACTTTGACGTGGCGGCGCTGCCTCTGGACACCCAGAGAAACATCGAAGCTGACAGCTTCTGGTGCATGAGCAAGCTGCTGGATGGAATACAg GACAACTACACCTTCGCTCAGCCTGGAATCCAGAACAAAGTGAAAGCTTTGGAGGAGCTGGTCAGCAGGATAGATG AGGACattcacaatcatttcaagaAGTATGAAGTAGAGTACCTGCAGTTCGCTTTCCGGTGGATGAACAATCTGCTGATGAGGGAGCTGCCACTTCGTTGCACTATCCGTCTGTGGGACACCTACCAG GCTGAAGCAGAGGGTTTCTCCCACTTCCATCTGTACGTCTgtgctgctttcctcattgagtGGCGCAAAGAAATTCTCTCCATGGTTGACTTTCAG GGCCTGCTCATGCTACTGCAGAACGTTCCCACAATCCACTGGGGGAACGAGGAAGTGGGTCTCCTCCTGGCTGAAGCTTATAGACTAAAGTACATGTTTGCAGATGCACCCAGCCACTACAAGAGATAA